A genome region from Anolis carolinensis isolate JA03-04 chromosome 6, rAnoCar3.1.pri, whole genome shotgun sequence includes the following:
- the exoc3 gene encoding exocyst complex component 3 isoform X1 produces MRSKSRVPRCCGSTPSGAGALRSRLSEASGGGLATSVLLKYVHIYTLRPYSKMEETGREAVATAVQRVAGMLQRPDQLDKVEQYRRREARKKASVEARLKAAIQSQLDGVRTGLSQLHNALNDVKDIQRSLVDVNQDWRQSINTIENLKDVKDAVVQHSQLAAAVENLKNIFSVPEIVQETQDLIDQGQLLQAHRKLMDLECSRDDLMYEQYRMDSKNTRDMNLIDNYFGDMQKLSEELAKQLWMVIQRALVTVRRDPTLLVSVVRIIEREEKIDRRMLDRKKQTGFIPPGRPKKWKEKMFSVLDRTVTTRIEGTQADTRESEKMWLVRHLEIVRKYVLDDLLVAKNLLDQCFPPHYEIFKKLLSMYHQALSVRMQDLASEDLEANEIVSLLTWVLNTYKSVEMMGNPELAPEVDVNTLQPLLSQEVVDELLSTYMSTLTSNIIGWLRKALETDKKDWLKENEPEADQDGYYQTTLPAIVFQMFEQNLQVATQISEDLKIKVLHLCLQQMSSFLSRYKEEAHSYKEEHLRNRQYHPCYVQYMVAIINNCQTFKESIISLKRKYLTPMMEEIMASSHACIDAVLDDVAKEGCTSLLEEVFMDLEPHLSELMTRKWLAGSNAVDTICVTVEDYFNDFARIKKPYKKKMTIECHRRVVVEYIKAIMSKRITFKNAEERREGAERMNREAEQFRFLFKKLTAGSGEDTEGLCDVIEAIAEVFKLTDPSLLYLEVSTLVSKHPDIRDDHIVALLTTRGDASREMKQTIIETLDKGSSQPNPNYVPIFKEITVPTLTVPKLLK; encoded by the exons ATGCGCAGCAAGTCTCGGGTTCCGCGTTGTTGTGGTTCCACGCCGTCCGGCGCAGGCGCGTTGCGAAGCCGTCTGTCAGAGGCTTCCGGGGGCGGTCTGGCTACCTCAG TGTTACTTAAATATGTGCATATCTACACACTAAGACCCTATTCTAAGATGGAAGAGACGGGTAGAGAGGCAGTTGCAACAGCTGTACAGAGGGTGGCTGGGATGCTTCAGCGACCAGATCAACTGGATAAAGTGGAACAATATCGTCGGAGAGAAGCACGTAAGAAGGCGTCAGTGGAAGCCAGACTGAAG GCAGCAATCCAGTCACAGTTAGATGGAGTTCGAACTGGCCTAAGCCAATTACACAATGCACTGAATGATGTAAAAGATATTCAGCGTTCTTTGGTTGATGTCAATCAAGACTGGCGGCAAAGTATCAACACAATTGAAAATCTCAAGGATGTCAAGGATGCTGTAGTTCAACATAGTCAACTGGCAGCTGCTGTAGAAAACTTAAAAAACATCTTCTCAG taCCAGAGATAGTTCAGGAAACCCAAGACCTGATTGACCAGGGACAATTGCTACAAGCTCATCGGAAGCTGATGGACTTAGAGTGCTCTCGAGATGATCTGATGTATGAACAATACCGTATGGACAGCAAGAACACACGTGATATGAATCTAATTGACAATTATTTTGGAGATATGCAGAAGCTTTCTGAGGAGCTAGCCAAGCAGCTCTGGATGGTCATTCAAAGAGCTCTGGTCACTGTGCGGCGCGATCCAACCTTGCTGGTTTCTGTGGTCAGGATAATTGAGAGGGAAGAGAAAATAGATAGGCGCATGCTTGATAGGAAGAAGCAAACTGGGTTCATTCCCCCTGGAAGACCTAAAAAGTGGAAGGAGAAAATGTTTAGTGTGTTGGATCGAACTGTTACAACTAGAATTGAAGGCACTCAAGCAGACACCCGAGAATCTGAAAAAATGTGGCTTGTACGGCACCTGGAAATAGTTCGCAAATATGTCCTTGATGATCTGCTGGTGGCGAAGAATCTTCTGGATCAGTGTTTCCCACCACATTATGAAATTTTCAAAAAATTACTCAGCATGTACCATCAGGCATTGTCTGTACGGATGCAGGATCTGGCCTCTGAAGATCTGGAAGCAAATGAAATTGTTAGTCTTTTGACATGGGTTTTAAATACTTATAAAAG TGTAGAGATGATGGGAAATCCAGAACTTGCACCAGAAGTGGATGTGAATACCCTGCAACCTCTATTATCCCAAGAAGTGGTGGATGAACTTCTTAGCACATACATGTCAACTCTTACA TCCAACATCATTGGCTGGCTACGAAAAGCATTGGAGACAGATAAAAAAGATTGGCTAAAAGAAAATGAGCCAGAAGCAGATCAAGATGGATACTATCAAACTACTCTCCCTGCTATTGTATTTCAG ATGTTTGAACAGAATCTTCAAGTTGCTACTCAGATAAGtgaagatttaaaaataaaagtattgcatTTGTGTCTTCAACAAATGAGTTCCTTCCTCAGCag GTACAAAGAAGAAGCACATTCATATAAAGAAGAACATCTTAGAAATCGTCAATATCATCCATGCTATGTTCAGTACATGGTTGCCATCATCAACAATTGTCAAACATTTAA GGAATCAATCATCAGTTTGAAAAGAAAATACTTGACTCCTATGATGGAAGAAATCATGGCAAGCAGTCATGCATGCATTGATGCAGTTCTAGATGATGTTGCCAAAGAAGGATGTACCAGCTTGCTTGAAGAAGTCTTCATGGATTTGGAg CCTCATCTCAGTGAACTGATGACAAGGAAATGGCTTGCAGGATCCAATGCTGTGGATACAATCTGTGTAACAGTGGAGGATTATTTCAATGATTTTGCAAGAATAAAGAAGCCTTATAAAAAG AAAATGACGATTGAGTGCCACCGTAGGGTTGTTGTGGAGTATATCAAGGCTATTATGTCAAAACGCATTACATTCAAGAAtgcagaagaaagaagagaaggtgcTGAAAGGATGAATAGAGAAGCTGAACAATTCAGGTTTCTGTTTAAGAAGCTTACTGCT GGGTCTGGGGAGGACACAGAAGGACTTTGTGACGTCATTGAAGCTATTGCAGAAGTATTCAAGTTGACGGATCCTTCACTACTTTATCTAGAAGTCTCAACTTTAGTTAGCAAGCACCCAGATATCAG AGATGACCATATTGTAGCTTTGTTGACAACACGAGGAGATGCCAGCAGAGAGATGAAGCAAACCATCATTGAAACTCTGGACAAAGGTTCAAGCCAGCCAAATCCAAACTATGTgccaatttttaaagaaattacagTTCCAACTCTAACTGTGCCAAAGCTTCTTAAATAG
- the exoc3 gene encoding exocyst complex component 3 isoform X2 encodes MRSKSRVPRCCGSTPSGAGALRSRLSEASGGGLATSVLLKYVHIYTLRPYSKMEETGREAVATAVQRVAGMLQRPDQLDKVEQYRRREARKKASVEARLKAAIQSQLDGVRTGLSQLHNALNDVKDIQRSLVDVNQDWRQSINTIENLKDVKDAVVQHSQLAAAVENLKNIFSVPEIVQETQDLIDQGQLLQAHRKLMDLECSRDDLMYEQYRMDSKNTRDMNLIDNYFGDMQKLSEELAKQLWMVIQRALVTVRRDPTLLVSVVRIIEREEKIDRRMLDRKKQTGFIPPGRPKKWKEKMFSVLDRTVTTRIEGTQADTRESEKMWLVRHLEIVRKYVLDDLLVAKNLLDQCFPPHYEIFKKLLSMYHQALSVRMQDLASEDLEANEIVSLLTWVLNTYKSVEMMGNPELAPEVDVNTLQPLLSQEVVDELLSTYMSTLTMFEQNLQVATQISEDLKIKVLHLCLQQMSSFLSRYKEEAHSYKEEHLRNRQYHPCYVQYMVAIINNCQTFKESIISLKRKYLTPMMEEIMASSHACIDAVLDDVAKEGCTSLLEEVFMDLEPHLSELMTRKWLAGSNAVDTICVTVEDYFNDFARIKKPYKKKMTIECHRRVVVEYIKAIMSKRITFKNAEERREGAERMNREAEQFRFLFKKLTAGSGEDTEGLCDVIEAIAEVFKLTDPSLLYLEVSTLVSKHPDIRDDHIVALLTTRGDASREMKQTIIETLDKGSSQPNPNYVPIFKEITVPTLTVPKLLK; translated from the exons ATGCGCAGCAAGTCTCGGGTTCCGCGTTGTTGTGGTTCCACGCCGTCCGGCGCAGGCGCGTTGCGAAGCCGTCTGTCAGAGGCTTCCGGGGGCGGTCTGGCTACCTCAG TGTTACTTAAATATGTGCATATCTACACACTAAGACCCTATTCTAAGATGGAAGAGACGGGTAGAGAGGCAGTTGCAACAGCTGTACAGAGGGTGGCTGGGATGCTTCAGCGACCAGATCAACTGGATAAAGTGGAACAATATCGTCGGAGAGAAGCACGTAAGAAGGCGTCAGTGGAAGCCAGACTGAAG GCAGCAATCCAGTCACAGTTAGATGGAGTTCGAACTGGCCTAAGCCAATTACACAATGCACTGAATGATGTAAAAGATATTCAGCGTTCTTTGGTTGATGTCAATCAAGACTGGCGGCAAAGTATCAACACAATTGAAAATCTCAAGGATGTCAAGGATGCTGTAGTTCAACATAGTCAACTGGCAGCTGCTGTAGAAAACTTAAAAAACATCTTCTCAG taCCAGAGATAGTTCAGGAAACCCAAGACCTGATTGACCAGGGACAATTGCTACAAGCTCATCGGAAGCTGATGGACTTAGAGTGCTCTCGAGATGATCTGATGTATGAACAATACCGTATGGACAGCAAGAACACACGTGATATGAATCTAATTGACAATTATTTTGGAGATATGCAGAAGCTTTCTGAGGAGCTAGCCAAGCAGCTCTGGATGGTCATTCAAAGAGCTCTGGTCACTGTGCGGCGCGATCCAACCTTGCTGGTTTCTGTGGTCAGGATAATTGAGAGGGAAGAGAAAATAGATAGGCGCATGCTTGATAGGAAGAAGCAAACTGGGTTCATTCCCCCTGGAAGACCTAAAAAGTGGAAGGAGAAAATGTTTAGTGTGTTGGATCGAACTGTTACAACTAGAATTGAAGGCACTCAAGCAGACACCCGAGAATCTGAAAAAATGTGGCTTGTACGGCACCTGGAAATAGTTCGCAAATATGTCCTTGATGATCTGCTGGTGGCGAAGAATCTTCTGGATCAGTGTTTCCCACCACATTATGAAATTTTCAAAAAATTACTCAGCATGTACCATCAGGCATTGTCTGTACGGATGCAGGATCTGGCCTCTGAAGATCTGGAAGCAAATGAAATTGTTAGTCTTTTGACATGGGTTTTAAATACTTATAAAAG TGTAGAGATGATGGGAAATCCAGAACTTGCACCAGAAGTGGATGTGAATACCCTGCAACCTCTATTATCCCAAGAAGTGGTGGATGAACTTCTTAGCACATACATGTCAACTCTTACA ATGTTTGAACAGAATCTTCAAGTTGCTACTCAGATAAGtgaagatttaaaaataaaagtattgcatTTGTGTCTTCAACAAATGAGTTCCTTCCTCAGCag GTACAAAGAAGAAGCACATTCATATAAAGAAGAACATCTTAGAAATCGTCAATATCATCCATGCTATGTTCAGTACATGGTTGCCATCATCAACAATTGTCAAACATTTAA GGAATCAATCATCAGTTTGAAAAGAAAATACTTGACTCCTATGATGGAAGAAATCATGGCAAGCAGTCATGCATGCATTGATGCAGTTCTAGATGATGTTGCCAAAGAAGGATGTACCAGCTTGCTTGAAGAAGTCTTCATGGATTTGGAg CCTCATCTCAGTGAACTGATGACAAGGAAATGGCTTGCAGGATCCAATGCTGTGGATACAATCTGTGTAACAGTGGAGGATTATTTCAATGATTTTGCAAGAATAAAGAAGCCTTATAAAAAG AAAATGACGATTGAGTGCCACCGTAGGGTTGTTGTGGAGTATATCAAGGCTATTATGTCAAAACGCATTACATTCAAGAAtgcagaagaaagaagagaaggtgcTGAAAGGATGAATAGAGAAGCTGAACAATTCAGGTTTCTGTTTAAGAAGCTTACTGCT GGGTCTGGGGAGGACACAGAAGGACTTTGTGACGTCATTGAAGCTATTGCAGAAGTATTCAAGTTGACGGATCCTTCACTACTTTATCTAGAAGTCTCAACTTTAGTTAGCAAGCACCCAGATATCAG AGATGACCATATTGTAGCTTTGTTGACAACACGAGGAGATGCCAGCAGAGAGATGAAGCAAACCATCATTGAAACTCTGGACAAAGGTTCAAGCCAGCCAAATCCAAACTATGTgccaatttttaaagaaattacagTTCCAACTCTAACTGTGCCAAAGCTTCTTAAATAG
- the exoc3 gene encoding exocyst complex component 3 isoform X3: MEETGREAVATAVQRVAGMLQRPDQLDKVEQYRRREARKKASVEARLKAAIQSQLDGVRTGLSQLHNALNDVKDIQRSLVDVNQDWRQSINTIENLKDVKDAVVQHSQLAAAVENLKNIFSVPEIVQETQDLIDQGQLLQAHRKLMDLECSRDDLMYEQYRMDSKNTRDMNLIDNYFGDMQKLSEELAKQLWMVIQRALVTVRRDPTLLVSVVRIIEREEKIDRRMLDRKKQTGFIPPGRPKKWKEKMFSVLDRTVTTRIEGTQADTRESEKMWLVRHLEIVRKYVLDDLLVAKNLLDQCFPPHYEIFKKLLSMYHQALSVRMQDLASEDLEANEIVSLLTWVLNTYKSVEMMGNPELAPEVDVNTLQPLLSQEVVDELLSTYMSTLTSNIIGWLRKALETDKKDWLKENEPEADQDGYYQTTLPAIVFQMFEQNLQVATQISEDLKIKVLHLCLQQMSSFLSRYKEEAHSYKEEHLRNRQYHPCYVQYMVAIINNCQTFKESIISLKRKYLTPMMEEIMASSHACIDAVLDDVAKEGCTSLLEEVFMDLEPHLSELMTRKWLAGSNAVDTICVTVEDYFNDFARIKKPYKKKMTIECHRRVVVEYIKAIMSKRITFKNAEERREGAERMNREAEQFRFLFKKLTAGSGEDTEGLCDVIEAIAEVFKLTDPSLLYLEVSTLVSKHPDIRDDHIVALLTTRGDASREMKQTIIETLDKGSSQPNPNYVPIFKEITVPTLTVPKLLK, encoded by the exons ATGGAAGAGACGGGTAGAGAGGCAGTTGCAACAGCTGTACAGAGGGTGGCTGGGATGCTTCAGCGACCAGATCAACTGGATAAAGTGGAACAATATCGTCGGAGAGAAGCACGTAAGAAGGCGTCAGTGGAAGCCAGACTGAAG GCAGCAATCCAGTCACAGTTAGATGGAGTTCGAACTGGCCTAAGCCAATTACACAATGCACTGAATGATGTAAAAGATATTCAGCGTTCTTTGGTTGATGTCAATCAAGACTGGCGGCAAAGTATCAACACAATTGAAAATCTCAAGGATGTCAAGGATGCTGTAGTTCAACATAGTCAACTGGCAGCTGCTGTAGAAAACTTAAAAAACATCTTCTCAG taCCAGAGATAGTTCAGGAAACCCAAGACCTGATTGACCAGGGACAATTGCTACAAGCTCATCGGAAGCTGATGGACTTAGAGTGCTCTCGAGATGATCTGATGTATGAACAATACCGTATGGACAGCAAGAACACACGTGATATGAATCTAATTGACAATTATTTTGGAGATATGCAGAAGCTTTCTGAGGAGCTAGCCAAGCAGCTCTGGATGGTCATTCAAAGAGCTCTGGTCACTGTGCGGCGCGATCCAACCTTGCTGGTTTCTGTGGTCAGGATAATTGAGAGGGAAGAGAAAATAGATAGGCGCATGCTTGATAGGAAGAAGCAAACTGGGTTCATTCCCCCTGGAAGACCTAAAAAGTGGAAGGAGAAAATGTTTAGTGTGTTGGATCGAACTGTTACAACTAGAATTGAAGGCACTCAAGCAGACACCCGAGAATCTGAAAAAATGTGGCTTGTACGGCACCTGGAAATAGTTCGCAAATATGTCCTTGATGATCTGCTGGTGGCGAAGAATCTTCTGGATCAGTGTTTCCCACCACATTATGAAATTTTCAAAAAATTACTCAGCATGTACCATCAGGCATTGTCTGTACGGATGCAGGATCTGGCCTCTGAAGATCTGGAAGCAAATGAAATTGTTAGTCTTTTGACATGGGTTTTAAATACTTATAAAAG TGTAGAGATGATGGGAAATCCAGAACTTGCACCAGAAGTGGATGTGAATACCCTGCAACCTCTATTATCCCAAGAAGTGGTGGATGAACTTCTTAGCACATACATGTCAACTCTTACA TCCAACATCATTGGCTGGCTACGAAAAGCATTGGAGACAGATAAAAAAGATTGGCTAAAAGAAAATGAGCCAGAAGCAGATCAAGATGGATACTATCAAACTACTCTCCCTGCTATTGTATTTCAG ATGTTTGAACAGAATCTTCAAGTTGCTACTCAGATAAGtgaagatttaaaaataaaagtattgcatTTGTGTCTTCAACAAATGAGTTCCTTCCTCAGCag GTACAAAGAAGAAGCACATTCATATAAAGAAGAACATCTTAGAAATCGTCAATATCATCCATGCTATGTTCAGTACATGGTTGCCATCATCAACAATTGTCAAACATTTAA GGAATCAATCATCAGTTTGAAAAGAAAATACTTGACTCCTATGATGGAAGAAATCATGGCAAGCAGTCATGCATGCATTGATGCAGTTCTAGATGATGTTGCCAAAGAAGGATGTACCAGCTTGCTTGAAGAAGTCTTCATGGATTTGGAg CCTCATCTCAGTGAACTGATGACAAGGAAATGGCTTGCAGGATCCAATGCTGTGGATACAATCTGTGTAACAGTGGAGGATTATTTCAATGATTTTGCAAGAATAAAGAAGCCTTATAAAAAG AAAATGACGATTGAGTGCCACCGTAGGGTTGTTGTGGAGTATATCAAGGCTATTATGTCAAAACGCATTACATTCAAGAAtgcagaagaaagaagagaaggtgcTGAAAGGATGAATAGAGAAGCTGAACAATTCAGGTTTCTGTTTAAGAAGCTTACTGCT GGGTCTGGGGAGGACACAGAAGGACTTTGTGACGTCATTGAAGCTATTGCAGAAGTATTCAAGTTGACGGATCCTTCACTACTTTATCTAGAAGTCTCAACTTTAGTTAGCAAGCACCCAGATATCAG AGATGACCATATTGTAGCTTTGTTGACAACACGAGGAGATGCCAGCAGAGAGATGAAGCAAACCATCATTGAAACTCTGGACAAAGGTTCAAGCCAGCCAAATCCAAACTATGTgccaatttttaaagaaattacagTTCCAACTCTAACTGTGCCAAAGCTTCTTAAATAG